The Neoasaia chiangmaiensis sequence ATGGTCGTATCGGGCGTATGCTCATTACGCCGGGAACGCTCGTAACGACAGGTCAGACCACGCCGATTGCGCTGGTGACCCGCCTCGACCCGATTTATGCCGACGTCAATCTGGCCGACAGCGACATGCTTCGCCTGCGCCGGGAAATGGCGAAAGGTCAGTTGCAGCGCAGCGGTGACAACGCGGCGGAGGTCACGCTCACGCTGGATGATGGCAGCACGTATGAACAGAAGGGCAAATTGCAGCTTTCGGAAGTGACCGTCGACCCTTCGACCGGCACTCTCGTCATGCGTGCGGTCTTTCCCAATCCTGACCGGTTGTTGCTGCCCGGCATGTTCGTTCACGCCACCATTAACGAGGGTGTGACGCCTAACACGTTGACCGTGCCGCAGACGGCCGTTCAACGCGATCCCAAAGGCGCGGCGATGGTCATGCTCGTCGATGGCGAGAACAAGGTCGTCATACGGCCCATCAAGCTGGGCCGTGCCGTCGATAGTGATTGGGTCGTGGCGAGTGGTCTCGGCGATGGCGACAAGGTCATTGTGACCGGCATTCAGAAAGCGCATCCGGGCGCCAAGGTGCAGCCGCAGGAAATGCAGGCCGCATCGGGCGATGCGGGACAGGCGGGATAATTCACTGATGTCACGTTTCTTTATCGACCGCCCGGTTTTTGCCTGGGTCATCGGTCTTATCATCATGTTGCTCGGCGCGGTGTGCATCGTGCGGCTGCCGATCGCGCAATATCCCTCGATCGCGCCACCGCAGATCGCCATTACGGTCACCGACCCTGGTGCGTCCGCCGATACCGTCAATAATACGGTTGTGCGACCAATCCTGCAGCAGATGTCGGGTCTCGATCATCTCGAATACCTATCCGCACAATCCTATGCCAACGGGTATATGGAAATCGACCTGACCTTTGCGCAGGGCACGAACCCTGACATTGCGCAGGTTCAGGTGCAAAACAAGCTGCAACTTGCCGAGGCACGTCTGCCGACCGAGGTGACGGCGCAGGGGCTGAACGTCGTCAAGGCCGTGAAAAACTTCATGATGGTCGTGGCCTTTATCTCGACCGACGGCAGTATGTCCGGGCAGGACATCACGGATTATGTCGCGTCCAATATCTCCGATCCGCTATCGCGGGTGACGGGCGTTGGCGATCACACCCTGTTCGGTTCGGAATATGCGATGCGCATATGGCTCGACCCGTCCAAGCTGTATAAATACTCGCTGACTGTCCCTGACGTTCAGAATGCGATCGCGGCACAGAACATTCAGGTTTCCGCGGGTGAACTGGGTGGCTTGCCGGCGAAGAAGGGGATTGGTTTCGACGCGACGATCATTGGCCCGACGCGCTTCAGCAAGATCGATGAATTCAGAAATATCCTGCTGAAAGTACAGCAGGACGGCTCGCAGGTGCGCGTTCGCGACGTGGCGCGGGTCGAACTCGGGGCGCAGGCCTATAGCCAGAGTTCGTTTTACAACAATTTGCCGGCAGCGGGCCTTGCCCTGAAGCTTGCACCTGGTTCCAATCAGTTGAAGACCGAGGCGGCGGTTCGTGCAGAACTGACGGAGTTGCAGAAATTTTTCCCGCCGGGTCTGAAGATGGTCTATCCGCTGGATACCGAGCCGTTCATCGTGATGTCGATTGAAGACG is a genomic window containing:
- a CDS encoding efflux RND transporter periplasmic adaptor subunit, encoding MRDVTVCLPRFSYRTGTVAFTRLLPLTPLAVLSLGLTGCQRKAPPPAMPPQPVGIITVHPHTLTLDTVLPGRTDAYEQAEIRPQVGGVILTRNFEQGSDVKAGQLLYQINPAPYQAAYDQAKAQLLHAQAASLSIQAQLERYKPLAAAHAVSRQEYDNTLSSARQAEADIAQAKANVTSAGVNLDWTHVRSPIDGRIGRMLITPGTLVTTGQTTPIALVTRLDPIYADVNLADSDMLRLRREMAKGQLQRSGDNAAEVTLTLDDGSTYEQKGKLQLSEVTVDPSTGTLVMRAVFPNPDRLLLPGMFVHATINEGVTPNTLTVPQTAVQRDPKGAAMVMLVDGENKVVIRPIKLGRAVDSDWVVASGLGDGDKVIVTGIQKAHPGAKVQPQEMQAASGDAGQAG